The Acidithiobacillus thiooxidans ATCC 19377 DNA window AGCGGCATTGATAAAAATCAATTTTGACTGATTTAGTCGGGTTTATGCGCTTCAGACAGGCCGGCAATATGCGCAAGACTTTTTGGTTTCAAGATTTCCAGTTGACTGCCCTGCTCCTGAATCAACGCCTTACGCTTAAAATCTGCCATAATCCGACTGACATGCTCGGTAGATAGCCCCAGAAAGGCGGCGATATCTGTTCGCGTTAACGGGAAAGGCAAACTGCGTAACTGCGGATAGCGCCGGGCCCATTGCAGTAAAAAAGTCGCCAGCCGGGCCTCGGCCCGTTTAGCGCCCAGCTCAATAATCCGTTCTTCACTTTTTTGCAGGGCGTCCTGCCAACGCTGCAAAATGGCCGCCCGAACTTTGGGCAGACGTTCCGACAAGCGCTGGAGTTCTGCCAGATCAAGTCGACAGAGCTGACTCGGAGCAAGAACGATAGCACTATGGCGATGATGTTCTCCCTGCATGCCTTCAAAACCAAGCAGATCTCCGTGATGGAGTAAACGAACGATAACGTCCTGACCACTTTCCAGAGAACATACCAGCTTCACCGCACCATTTCGCAAGGTATAAGCATATCGAGCAGGTTCTTTCATCCGATAAAGAACGTCCCCTTGCCGACCCTCTATATCCTGCACTTCCATCCCCAGACTGCAGAGTTCTTCGGTATTCAGTCCTGCAAATATACTTTGGTCGCGCATGCGACATTGCAGGCAATCAGAACGTTTGCTGGCAATTTCGCTGTTCATGAACCCATTTATTGAGTAGCCCAATACTGTGGATAGGCACCCTTCTGCCTGGATTTTTTGCCAATTCCCGTGGCCGCTGATCCTGCCTCGCTTTTGCTGGATTGCGGCCCCACCAGCACCCGAAACAGGTGGTTAACGGAAAGCGTCCCCACGCAGGCTTTGACACCCACTTTATCGACTTCTTGCAGCAATTGTTCAGCCATGGTGACTTTTCCAAAAGCACCCAGTTGCACATACCAACCGGCTTGCTGACAAGCATGGGGAATGGGTACCGGTTTAACGGCTGCGGGAACAGCTGACGCAACGTTGGCAGGGCCCGGAGATGACTCTGCGGACACCGGTGAAGTAGGAGAACGGGTTGCCGAAGTCAGTAACAGCGTTTTGGCTGTGGATACTGCTGAACCGGTCGGGGCAGACGTTTTCGGCAAGGTCAGGAATACACTGGTGGAATCTGAAGTGATCATTTTGACTTTTCCAGGTTCGGAAACAGCCGAAGATTTCCAGATAAAGGAAACAAACAACAAAATGACCAGCAAAAAAATAATGAAAATCAGCACACCCAAGCGCATGCGCCCGGTCTGCATCTCCCGGGTCGGTCTGGCGACATTATCTGTATTTTTCATGTGTTTTTGGCGGTTCACCCGCGCTCCGCAGCTCAGCAAGGTACGCCCATACTACAATTTTGATCGGCACAAGCCTAGCTTGAAGAGTCTGGTTTATATAAACCAATGCGGTTGATATAAACCAATTCATCATGGGTGAAATAAACCAAAAGCAACCGACGCATCATTACATAATAATATAAGACCATGTTTTTATATGACTCATATCCGAGCAATTCAGTCAGGAACAAAAGATGCTTTTATCCCCGGTAGTAACACCTAAAAACAACCGTTCACGAGGATTCAACTATGATTATTGAAGACACTTTACCCGTGCTTCTCAGTCGCCTCGATTTTGCCTTCATCACCTCCATGCATATTCTCTGGACTCCGGTGACCATTGGCATGTCCTGGCTGCTATTTTTTCTGGAGGTGGCCTGGCTGAAGACCGGCAATGAACACTGGTACCGCCTGCAGCGCTTCTTTGAAAAGCTTTTTATCGTCAATTTCGGCGCTGGTGTGGCCACGGGCGTGACCATGGAAATGGCCTTCGGCATTTTGTACGGCCCTTTCTCCCAGGCTGTTGGCCCTTTTTTCGGAAACATTCTCGGCT harbors:
- a CDS encoding SPOR domain-containing protein, translated to MNRQKHMKNTDNVARPTREMQTGRMRLGVLIFIIFLLVILLFVSFIWKSSAVSEPGKVKMITSDSTSVFLTLPKTSAPTGSAVSTAKTLLLTSATRSPTSPVSAESSPGPANVASAVPAAVKPVPIPHACQQAGWYVQLGAFGKVTMAEQLLQEVDKVGVKACVGTLSVNHLFRVLVGPQSSKSEAGSAATGIGKKSRQKGAYPQYWATQ
- a CDS encoding Crp/Fnr family transcriptional regulator, with amino-acid sequence MNSEIASKRSDCLQCRMRDQSIFAGLNTEELCSLGMEVQDIEGRQGDVLYRMKEPARYAYTLRNGAVKLVCSLESGQDVIVRLLHHGDLLGFEGMQGEHHRHSAIVLAPSQLCRLDLAELQRLSERLPKVRAAILQRWQDALQKSEERIIELGAKRAEARLATFLLQWARRYPQLRSLPFPLTRTDIAAFLGLSTEHVSRIMADFKRKALIQEQGSQLEILKPKSLAHIAGLSEAHKPD